A segment of the Phoenix dactylifera cultivar Barhee BC4 chromosome 15, palm_55x_up_171113_PBpolish2nd_filt_p, whole genome shotgun sequence genome:
AATAGAAACAGACAATTAGATAGATCAAACAACATTGTACTGTCTTCTAACAGAAAACACAGAACAGGACTCAACTGGAAGCTTCATATTTTGTAATAGTTGAAACTGAGAAAACAGCAACCTTTAGGAAATGTAACAAGACTGTGTACACTACAGCACACTTACATATATCTTCAAGGGGTGTCTGGGCATCCGGGAATGGCATGCACATAGAGCACAAAAGTAACTGGTTCCTACACTTTTAGCTAAGATATCGAAAAGCATCAAAAGAGGGAAGAAACATGATAGATTTCGAAAGACTACAGATGAGCAAAAATTAGGATATCGTGACAACATCTCCGAAAAGGATGAGGTTGGAGATGATGAGTATCTCCATCAGCTGATCTTGTGGTAAAAATCTAGTGGTTTGGGCAACCTATCTATGTGCCACATTGGCCCACTCAAACAACCTTGAGAgataaaaatttcagaatgacTTCTAGACAGTTAAATAATCATGGAATGGCTGGTGGCACATTTTAGAAATAAGTAACTCAAGCTAAATTTCCATGAAATTTTGTAAAGCGACAAAACTGAAATAAACATAGCCTTTACATGACGTCCTACTAGATATCCCCACCCAAGTATTATATCGAGTAATGAATTTTAAATGGCCAACTCTATCAACCCcctaaaaaagagagaaaacaaaCAGCACTGCTGACACGCCATGTGGGACTAGGGGGTCAATTCTTTATAGTACAACACCACTGCAAATTGCATCAATTCCCTAGTGCATTCCAATCATGCAGAGGTTTTTTATGGTAATAGTTTGGGCCTCATatcaattttctatattatctCCTAAGCATTCATTAATAATGATTCCCCACTAATTGATGCTATATCCTTTAGCTAAATTGAAAAATTTATAATTGAATCAatatcatatatataaataagttGTAGTCATGGAGCTATGCAAAACAGCTTAGAAGTTTAGAATCGAATGGAGTCTAAACCCAAGAACGAAAACGCTCCCAATTCCGATCAACCGAACAACTAATCAAAGCACAAGGCGAAAAAAGAACCCTAAGATATAATTCATTTCTACGAATCGAAAGCTAAACACCAGGAGCTATCTGCTTACCTGCTTGGCGAGAGTGCAAGCCCTGTCAGGCGAATTCAAGATCTCGTAGTAGAAGACCGAGAAGTTGAGCGCCAGCCCCAGCCGGATCGGATGCGTCGGTGCCAGTTCCGCCGACGCTATATCCTGCCATATCCAACATCCAGATCAACATCCCAAACCCTAATCAAATCCACCATCAATTCCTAAAAGAACCAAAATTTTTCGATCTGttctgaaaccctaaccctagcaacATCAGATCTGATCGGATAGAAATGGGATGAGGACCTGAGCGGCCTTGTAGGCGTTGAGGGTGTTCTCGGCGGCGTCCTTGCGCTCGGATCCGGTCTTGAACTCGGCGAGGTAGCGGTAGTAGTCGCCCTTCATCTTGAGGTAGAAGACTTTGGAGTCGGCGACGGCTGCGGAGGGGACGAGGCGAGAATCCAAAAGCTTAAGGATCCCGTCGCATATTTTGGTGAGCTCGGCCTCGATCCGGGCCCGATAATCGTGGATGGCGGCGACGTGGTCCTGGTTGCCGCGGCTCTCCTCCTTCTGCTCGATGGACGATACGATCCGCCACGAGGCCCGGCGGGCGCCGATGACGTTCTTGTACGCGACCGAGAGGAGGTTGCGCTCCTCCACCGTGAGCTCCTCCCCATCCGCCGTCGCCGCCGTGACCTTCTCCATGAACTCCACCATCTCCTCGTATCGCTCCGCCTGCTCCGCCAGTTTCGCCATGTACACGTTCTCCTCCCTCGTCGCCGCTGCCGCCACCTCCACCGCCGCCATCGCCGTCGCACCACCGCCGGAGCTCGATGCCAAGAGAGAGAAGAATTGGCGTAGAAATGGATGAAGGAGCGAAGAAAAAATGGCAGAAAGAGAGCGAGAGAATAGAGGGAAAGCAGCCAAGGAGGTGGCTTTAATTATTAAGAATTAATTAAGGGCGATTATTGgtttaattaaattaataattCTTATTCTGattcttatttttaattaatataaatatgagcgGCGGCGAGTCGTTATCCCAACAGACGGAGATAATCCCAAATTGGCGTACAGAAGAAGTATGCGAACGCACGGATATGTTAATTCAAATGGTTCTACTTAGATATATgggtacttctttttttttttttttttcccaaaataccgaTCTAGTACTGATACactcaaaaaaaatagaaaacaacaAATTTCGAAATACCCTTAGCAACTGTGCTGGTCTAAAGAACACCATTAAAGTGATCCATCGCAAAGAAAGCCATTTAGTTTGCAACATCATTCGTCTCCATGTAGATGCGCTTTACATCAGAAAAGACGTATCTTCTCGCCAAACTTCAAATATTCGAAGTAAGAAATGGTATAATCTTACGTGGCCTAATATTAAGCGAGAGTTCAAGCGAGCTAAAAAATAAATCtatgaaaaattattaaagGTTTCATGCTATGTTTACCCAAGAATCCAACTAAAAAGGGGTGTAAACCTAGTTTTAGTGTCACACATAACAGGGAGGTGGTAGATAGGTGCTTGAATGCTAACTCTGCCCCTCATGATTTAGGAAATATCTTGAGTCGAACCTTTTTTTAAAGAGGTCTCGAAGGagaagaaatattttttataggaGTACTTGTCaaataagaaataaaggaaTGATATGCTTGCATCTGtggatatatatttattataattttttataaaataattaaacccTTGTCAACTTGATCAACATTTCaaaaagagaaacaagaaaatCTTGCTATAGTAAGAATAATTGCTTCTATTTTTAATTGTGCATTGAAATAGCGTCCTAATAGGATGATTTTTATTGAAACTTAGAACTTTAACAAAATTTCTAGCAATCTTTATATTTTAGCACTCTTCTTAGCTCTATCAGGTTCCTTCCTATAGACTATGCTACAtcaagagagagagtgagaaaaGAAATAGTATCCAACTATATATTATCTTTTTTGCTTCTTTTAAGGAGAAAAGatctataattatatatatcttCTTGATAATTACTTGATTATAGCTGGGTCTAGTGTGGATTTTAAGTTGGACCAACTCAatatttcttgaatgcactcaatTCTATTGACAAATATTTATTCCCGTCTAGCACTTTTAAATTTAGACAGAGATTGAATTTAACCCTACAAGAGATGGGAATGGATTTATTCTCATGTTGAGCATTTTTGAGACGGATCAAATCTATGCTGAATTTCTATCAAGAtacaattaaaatataaaaattcatAAATAAAATACTTCCAATATTGTCAGTGGCACAAACCAAGTTAAGATTAAAGAAGCAAAGAATCCaacattgcaatatttaaatgttttaaaattaaaagagttTATGAGCacataaaaagtaaaaagatAGGGCGGGGGGAGATAAATTTATGAATTagagttgtaatttgagatttgaaagagaataCACCCAAAAACTAAGTAGGTAATGCTTGGGGCAAAAATTGACTCGGACACACCGATGAAGGTCAACTGTCGGTTGATTTTAGAGCTAAAAATAACCCTTATTAGATTTCTTCAAGCTAGCTCGATGTCGATGCAACATACATTCAATCATACCCAATCAGACTTAAAGGGGCTCGACTTTCACCAACAAAGATTAATTAGAAAGGCTAGCTTCAGTCACTTGTAAACTATACAGGACCCAACTACAAAGCTTGTTTGAATGCTTCACTAGTTAGTGTGGAATTAATTAGGTTGTTACTGGTAAAGGTAAAAAGGAAACACAGAATATAAAAaacttatatgtatatatatatatatacatcaaaaaaaaggaaaaagaagcccTAGCATCAAAAATTTAATGAAGTTAGGAGGAAATATAAAAGCTCAACTAAAAAAATAACATTATTATAAATGTAGATAATCTAGGTCAGTTGAGAAGACCTAACTTGACTTGTCTGCACCTCTATTCTCAATGATCAAATGACTAATTGGGCACTTCATGTGAATCTAGATTTCTTTATGGGCAGAGACTCTGAAGAGTCTACTTTATTCTCTTATAGGTAGATTAAACATGGAAGTCAGGGGTTTTTGTGACTCTGTGAGCCGAAACCTCTGT
Coding sequences within it:
- the LOC103707957 gene encoding 14-3-3 protein 6, which translates into the protein MAAVEVAAAATREENVYMAKLAEQAERYEEMVEFMEKVTAATADGEELTVEERNLLSVAYKNVIGARRASWRIVSSIEQKEESRGNQDHVAAIHDYRARIEAELTKICDGILKLLDSRLVPSAAVADSKVFYLKMKGDYYRYLAEFKTGSERKDAAENTLNAYKAAQDIASAELAPTHPIRLGLALNFSVFYYEILNSPDRACTLAKQAFDEAIAELDTLGEESYKDSTLIMQLLRDNLTLWTSDMQDDGADDIKETTKNDDEQ